From a region of the Verrucomicrobiia bacterium genome:
- the rplA gene encoding 50S ribosomal protein L1 has product MPSKRYTKALQLVDAKKGYPLKAAIEVLSKFPKAKFNESIDLAFRLGVDPKQSDQMVRGTVPLPHGSGKTVRVLVFAKPGPAADAAKAAGAEFVGFDDMIKKCNDGWADFDVAVATPEAMVEVRKLGKVLGPRGLMPNPKTGTVTDDTAKAVKEVKAGRVEYKVDKAGNVHVAVGKGSFTSVQIEENARAVIEAVVKARPASVRGTYVRCCAISLTMSPAVRVDLKEFAA; this is encoded by the coding sequence ATGCCAAGCAAGCGATACACCAAAGCCCTGCAGCTCGTGGATGCCAAAAAAGGCTATCCGCTCAAGGCTGCGATTGAAGTTCTGAGCAAATTCCCCAAGGCCAAGTTCAATGAAAGCATTGATCTGGCATTCCGCTTGGGGGTTGATCCCAAACAATCCGACCAGATGGTGCGTGGAACCGTGCCGCTGCCCCACGGCAGTGGCAAGACGGTCCGCGTCCTCGTCTTCGCCAAGCCAGGACCGGCGGCTGATGCCGCCAAGGCGGCGGGCGCCGAATTCGTTGGCTTTGATGACATGATCAAGAAGTGCAACGACGGCTGGGCTGACTTTGACGTGGCGGTGGCCACGCCGGAAGCGATGGTGGAAGTCCGCAAGCTGGGCAAGGTGCTCGGACCGCGCGGATTGATGCCCAATCCCAAGACTGGCACGGTCACCGACGACACGGCCAAGGCTGTCAAGGAAGTCAAGGCGGGCCGCGTTGAATACAAGGTTGACAAGGCTGGTAACGTTCACGTTGCGGTGGGCAAGGGGAGCTTCACGTCCGTGCAGATCGAGGAAAACGCGCGGGCGGTCATCGAAGCCGTGGTCAAGGCGCGGCCGGCCAGCGTGCGTGGCACCTATGTGCGCTGCTGCGCGATCTCGCTGACCATGAGCCCGGCCGTGCGGGTGGACCTGAAAGAATTTGCGGCCTGA
- the nusG gene encoding transcription termination/antitermination protein NusG, producing MRSQWFVIHTLSGQEQKVKESIDKRLKAEEMGEFIQEVLVPMEKVVEVRNNKKTVSTRKLWPGYVFINMSLLDENGRIIEKPWYFIKETQGVIGFVGGEPPTPTPAEEVEQIKAQISESEETERPKVSFEVGETVKINNGPFLNFSGIIEEVEPERGKLKVTVNIFGRNTPVELEYWQVEKA from the coding sequence ATGCGCAGCCAGTGGTTCGTCATTCACACCCTTTCCGGCCAGGAGCAGAAGGTCAAGGAGAGCATCGACAAGCGTCTTAAGGCGGAGGAGATGGGTGAGTTCATCCAGGAAGTCCTCGTGCCGATGGAGAAAGTGGTCGAGGTCCGGAACAACAAGAAAACCGTCTCCACCCGCAAGCTCTGGCCCGGTTACGTGTTCATCAACATGTCGTTGTTGGATGAAAACGGACGCATCATTGAGAAGCCTTGGTATTTCATCAAGGAAACGCAGGGAGTGATTGGCTTTGTTGGGGGCGAGCCTCCCACGCCGACGCCGGCGGAGGAAGTGGAACAGATCAAGGCGCAGATTTCGGAATCCGAGGAAACCGAACGCCCGAAGGTCAGTTTTGAAGTGGGCGAGACGGTCAAGATCAACAACGGCCCCTTCCTCAATTTCAGCGGCATCATTGAAGAGGTGGAGCCGGAGCGGGGCAAATTGAAGGTGACGGTCAACATTTTCGGCCGCAACACCCCGGTGGAATTGGAATACTGGCAGGTGGAGAAGGCGTGA
- the rpoB gene encoding DNA-directed RNA polymerase subunit beta: MASRTTERINFGKIKEVVAPPNLIELQTNSYLEFLQAEVAPSKRRNLGLQAVFTEVFPIESYDGKCVLDFHSYEIGEPKLDWLECLREGLTYGAPLYVTFLLKDERGTKEEKVFMGELPLMTPQGTFVINGAERVIVSQLHRSPGLAFEKTIHPNGKELFSFRIIPDRGSWYEAQFDTSDLLYVYLDRKKRRRKFLTTTLFRALAFLDVEGKEKSKKDEEKNRGTDEEILKLFYDVEEMTIKEAEKSDTLATKVLTEDVLDVDKGLVVARAFEPLSKAVVKQIGELGVNRIKVVDTALDDGIIIKCMKKDPAKNEEEALKDIYRRLRPGDPPTAANARALIKRLFFDAKRYDLGRVGRYKINQKLGIKGGDSRILTKEDLVAATKYLLRLKKGEGSLDDIDHLGSRRIRTVGELLANQCRVGLARTERLVKERMTLFDQSIEQMTPQKLINPKALSAVIRDFFGRSQLSQFMDQINPLAELTHKRRLSALGPGGLSRDRAGFEVRDVHPSHYGRICPIETPEGPNIGLIASMATFARINDFGFIETPYRKVNNGRVTNEIEYLTADREENYSIAQANAPVDEKGHFTVERVPCRCRGGDFVDIEPARVDYMDVSPKQLVSVAASLIPFLEHDDANRALMGSNMQRQAVPLLVPEAPLVATGLEERVARDSRAVIVAEEAGKVASINGDQIILTADGKLPEGKKKIKHDPEKGVWVYQVRKFMRSNAATCINQKILVQKGDHVKKGQVIADGPCTKGGELALGRNVLVAFMPWNGYNFEDAIMISERVAKEDIFTSIHIDEFEVAARDTKLGPEEITRDIPNLGDEALKNLGPDGVIRIGAEVKPGDILVGKITPKSETELAPEERLLRAIFGEKAADVKDTSLKVPSGTYGIVMDVKVSSKKESDREKATSDERKAAKQIEEEYKKKKDELSDQLTEALSNILLGEKIPLDVVNSETGEIIIPANRKITKTLLRKLAEVYDRIEIDPSPIRNKINEIIGGFKKKFDDLQMQYDEELERFEAGGGGDSGVIKSVKVYIASKRKLSVGDKMAGRHGNKGVVARITHEEDMPFLSDGTPVDIVLNPLGVPSRMNVGQVLETHLGWACKLLGIKIATPVFDGIKEKEVRGYLKEAVQHQRHEREKPLIGENGKARLYDGRTGEPFDQEVVVGYIYMMKLGHLVADKIHARAVGPYSLVTQQPLGGKAQYGGQRFGEMEVWAMEAYGAAYTLQELLTVKSDDVQGRTRIYESIVKGDNALEAGIPESFNVLVKEMQSLVLDVKVGYTNPVDQPEEAPVALTGAPAAA, encoded by the coding sequence ATGGCATCGCGAACAACTGAACGTATCAACTTCGGCAAGATCAAAGAAGTCGTTGCCCCGCCCAACCTCATCGAGTTGCAGACCAACTCCTACCTTGAGTTTTTGCAGGCGGAGGTCGCTCCTTCCAAGCGTCGGAATCTCGGCCTTCAGGCCGTGTTCACCGAGGTGTTTCCCATTGAAAGCTATGATGGGAAGTGCGTGCTGGATTTTCATTCCTACGAAATCGGCGAACCCAAGCTCGACTGGCTGGAGTGCCTGCGCGAAGGCCTGACCTACGGCGCGCCGCTCTACGTCACGTTCCTGCTCAAGGATGAGCGGGGCACGAAGGAGGAGAAGGTGTTCATGGGCGAACTTCCGCTCATGACACCCCAGGGCACGTTCGTCATCAATGGCGCCGAACGCGTCATCGTGAGCCAGTTGCATCGTTCGCCCGGTCTGGCCTTCGAGAAAACCATTCACCCGAACGGCAAGGAGCTTTTTTCCTTCCGCATCATCCCGGACCGCGGCTCCTGGTATGAAGCCCAGTTCGACACGAGCGATTTGCTCTACGTCTATCTCGACCGCAAAAAGCGCCGCCGCAAATTTTTGACCACGACGCTTTTCCGCGCGCTGGCGTTCCTCGACGTGGAAGGCAAGGAAAAGTCCAAGAAGGACGAGGAAAAGAATCGCGGCACGGACGAGGAAATTTTGAAGCTCTTCTATGACGTGGAGGAGATGACCATCAAGGAAGCCGAAAAATCCGATACGCTCGCCACCAAGGTGCTGACGGAGGATGTGCTCGACGTGGACAAGGGGCTGGTCGTGGCGCGTGCCTTTGAACCGCTTTCCAAGGCGGTGGTGAAGCAAATCGGCGAACTTGGCGTCAACCGGATCAAGGTCGTGGATACGGCACTCGATGACGGCATCATCATCAAGTGCATGAAGAAGGATCCGGCGAAGAACGAAGAGGAGGCCTTGAAGGATATTTACCGCCGGCTGCGTCCGGGCGATCCGCCCACGGCCGCCAACGCCCGGGCGCTCATCAAGCGTCTGTTCTTTGACGCCAAGCGTTACGACTTGGGCCGCGTGGGGCGTTACAAGATCAACCAGAAGCTCGGCATCAAGGGCGGTGATTCGCGCATCCTGACCAAGGAAGACTTGGTGGCTGCCACCAAGTATCTGCTCCGCCTCAAGAAGGGCGAAGGCAGCCTGGACGACATCGACCATCTTGGCAGCCGCCGCATCCGCACCGTGGGTGAGTTGCTCGCCAACCAGTGCCGGGTCGGCCTCGCGCGCACCGAGCGCCTCGTCAAGGAGCGCATGACCTTGTTCGATCAGTCGATCGAACAGATGACGCCGCAGAAATTGATCAATCCGAAGGCGCTGAGCGCCGTGATTCGCGACTTTTTTGGACGCAGTCAGCTCAGTCAGTTCATGGACCAGATCAATCCGCTGGCCGAGTTGACGCACAAGCGCCGTCTATCTGCCCTCGGACCTGGCGGCCTGAGCCGCGACCGTGCGGGCTTCGAAGTTCGCGACGTTCACCCGTCACATTACGGGCGCATTTGCCCCATTGAAACGCCCGAAGGTCCGAACATCGGCCTCATTGCCTCAATGGCCACATTTGCGCGCATCAATGACTTTGGCTTCATTGAGACCCCTTATCGGAAGGTTAACAATGGGCGCGTTACCAACGAAATTGAGTATCTCACGGCCGACCGTGAGGAGAATTATTCCATCGCGCAGGCCAATGCGCCGGTCGATGAAAAGGGCCACTTCACCGTGGAACGCGTGCCTTGCCGTTGCCGTGGCGGTGACTTCGTGGACATCGAGCCGGCCCGCGTGGATTACATGGACGTTTCGCCGAAGCAGCTCGTTTCGGTGGCGGCATCCCTGATTCCGTTCCTGGAGCACGACGACGCCAACCGCGCGTTGATGGGTTCGAACATGCAACGCCAGGCCGTGCCGTTGTTGGTGCCTGAGGCGCCGCTGGTGGCGACCGGGTTGGAAGAACGGGTGGCTCGCGACTCGCGCGCTGTCATTGTCGCCGAGGAGGCCGGCAAGGTGGCGTCCATTAACGGTGACCAGATCATCCTCACCGCCGACGGCAAACTGCCCGAGGGCAAAAAGAAAATTAAGCACGATCCCGAGAAGGGCGTGTGGGTTTATCAGGTGCGCAAATTCATGCGCTCCAACGCGGCGACCTGCATCAACCAGAAGATCCTGGTCCAGAAGGGCGACCATGTGAAGAAGGGGCAGGTGATTGCGGACGGACCCTGCACCAAGGGTGGCGAACTCGCCCTCGGTCGCAACGTGCTCGTCGCGTTCATGCCGTGGAACGGTTACAACTTCGAGGACGCAATCATGATCAGTGAACGCGTCGCGAAGGAGGACATTTTCACCTCGATCCACATCGATGAGTTCGAAGTGGCGGCCCGCGACACCAAGCTTGGACCGGAGGAAATTACGCGCGACATCCCGAACCTCGGTGACGAAGCGTTGAAGAATCTCGGGCCGGACGGGGTCATCCGCATCGGCGCCGAAGTGAAGCCCGGCGACATCCTCGTGGGTAAAATCACGCCCAAGAGCGAAACCGAACTGGCGCCGGAAGAACGGTTGCTGCGCGCCATCTTCGGTGAAAAGGCGGCGGACGTTAAGGACACCTCGCTGAAGGTTCCCTCCGGCACCTACGGCATCGTCATGGACGTCAAGGTTTCCTCGAAGAAGGAGTCCGACCGCGAGAAGGCGACTTCTGACGAGCGCAAGGCGGCCAAGCAGATCGAGGAGGAATACAAGAAGAAGAAGGACGAGTTGAGCGATCAGTTGACTGAGGCGCTTTCCAACATCCTCCTCGGGGAGAAGATTCCGCTCGATGTGGTGAACAGCGAGACGGGTGAGATCATCATCCCTGCGAACCGCAAGATCACCAAGACGCTGCTGCGCAAGCTGGCGGAAGTGTATGACCGGATCGAGATCGATCCTTCGCCCATCCGCAACAAGATCAACGAAATCATCGGCGGCTTTAAGAAGAAGTTTGACGACCTCCAGATGCAGTATGACGAGGAACTCGAACGCTTTGAGGCCGGCGGCGGCGGCGACTCTGGCGTCATCAAGTCGGTGAAAGTTTACATCGCCTCGAAGCGCAAGCTTTCGGTGGGTGACAAGATGGCCGGCCGTCACGGCAACAAGGGTGTCGTGGCCCGCATCACGCACGAAGAGGACATGCCGTTCCTCAGCGACGGCACGCCGGTGGACATTGTTCTGAATCCGCTGGGGGTGCCCTCGCGCATGAACGTCGGCCAGGTGTTGGAAACGCACCTGGGCTGGGCGTGCAAGCTGCTCGGCATCAAGATCGCCACCCCGGTCTTCGACGGCATCAAAGAAAAGGAAGTGCGTGGCTATCTGAAGGAGGCCGTGCAACATCAGCGCCACGAGAGGGAGAAACCTTTGATTGGGGAAAACGGCAAGGCGCGGCTCTACGACGGCCGCACCGGCGAGCCGTTTGATCAGGAAGTGGTGGTCGGCTACATCTACATGATGAAGCTGGGACACCTGGTCGCGGACAAGATTCACGCCCGCGCTGTTGGGCCTTACTCGCTCGTCACCCAGCAGCCGTTGGGCGGCAAGGCGCAGTATGGCGGCCAGCGTTTCGGCGAAATGGAAGTGTGGGCCATGGAAGCCTATGGCGCCGCTTACACGCTGCAGGAACTGCTCACCGTCAAGTCGGACGACGTGCAGGGCCGCACGCGAATCTACGAGAGCATCGTCAAGGGTGACAACGCCCTCGAGGCCGGCATTCCCGAGTCGTTCAACGTGCTCGTGAAGGAAATGCAGTCGCTCGTGCTCGATGTGAAGGTCGGTTACACGAATCCGGTGGATCAACCCGAGGAAGCCCCCGTGGCTTTGACGGGTGCGCCGGCTGCCGCCTGA
- the rplL gene encoding 50S ribosomal protein L7/L12: MADIGNLVEELSKLTVIEAADLVKKLEEKWGVTAAAPVAVAAVAGGGGGAAAPAAEAKTTFDVILASVPADKKIAVIKAVREVKAGLGLAEAKALVEGAPKPVLEGASKADADAAKKKLEEAGGKVEVK; encoded by the coding sequence ATGGCTGACATTGGTAACCTCGTAGAAGAACTGAGCAAGCTCACGGTCATTGAGGCCGCTGACTTGGTGAAGAAACTGGAAGAAAAGTGGGGCGTCACGGCGGCGGCTCCGGTGGCCGTTGCGGCGGTCGCAGGTGGCGGCGGTGGCGCGGCGGCTCCGGCGGCGGAAGCCAAGACCACTTTTGACGTGATTCTCGCATCGGTGCCGGCGGACAAGAAGATTGCCGTCATCAAGGCCGTGCGCGAAGTCAAGGCCGGCCTCGGCCTCGCCGAAGCCAAGGCGCTGGTTGAAGGCGCACCCAAGCCCGTGCTCGAAGGCGCTTCCAAGGCGGACGCAGATGCCGCCAAGAAGAAGCTCGAAGAAGCGGGCGGCAAGGTCGAAGTCAAGTAA
- the rplK gene encoding 50S ribosomal protein L11 produces MAKKVTGQIKLQIPAGQANPAPPVGPALGQHGVNIMGFCKEFNAKTKDQAGMIIPVVITVYQDKSFTFITKSPPASALLKKAAGIASGSKTPNKDKVGKVTKKQVMDIVKLKLNDMNATSEEAAARVIAGTARSMGIEVVG; encoded by the coding sequence ATGGCAAAGAAAGTCACAGGACAGATCAAGCTGCAGATTCCGGCCGGGCAGGCCAATCCCGCCCCGCCTGTGGGCCCCGCGCTGGGTCAGCACGGCGTGAACATCATGGGCTTCTGCAAGGAATTCAACGCCAAAACCAAGGACCAGGCCGGCATGATCATTCCGGTCGTCATCACGGTTTACCAGGACAAGTCCTTCACCTTCATCACCAAATCACCGCCGGCCTCGGCCCTGCTGAAGAAGGCTGCGGGCATAGCTTCAGGTTCCAAGACGCCCAACAAGGACAAGGTCGGCAAGGTGACCAAGAAGCAGGTGATGGACATTGTGAAGCTCAAGCTGAATGACATGAATGCCACCAGCGAGGAGGCGGCTGCCCGCGTCATTGCCGGCACGGCCCGCAGCATGGGCATTGAAGTCGTCGGTTGA
- the rplJ gene encoding 50S ribosomal protein L10 → MRAEKLNLTKEYVARLNASPFFIVASFQGLNVGQLTELRKRLFKVGAEFHVVKNSVFRIAAKEAGIADLGGTLAGMLAVVTGQKDVSATAKILKNFSAEFDKLKLNFGFMGNERLEKDTILALADLPSIEVLRGKLLGVIQAPATKLAVLLNTPGSQLARVIKAKSEKA, encoded by the coding sequence ATGCGTGCTGAAAAACTGAATCTCACCAAGGAATACGTGGCCCGGCTGAACGCCTCGCCGTTCTTCATTGTGGCCTCATTCCAGGGCCTCAATGTCGGCCAGTTGACGGAGTTGCGGAAACGCCTGTTCAAGGTGGGCGCCGAATTCCACGTGGTCAAAAACTCCGTGTTTCGGATCGCTGCCAAAGAGGCGGGCATCGCCGACCTCGGCGGCACCTTGGCGGGCATGCTCGCCGTGGTGACCGGCCAGAAGGATGTTTCGGCCACGGCCAAGATCCTCAAAAATTTCAGTGCCGAGTTTGACAAGCTGAAGCTAAACTTCGGCTTCATGGGCAACGAGCGTCTCGAAAAGGACACCATTCTTGCCCTCGCCGATCTGCCGTCCATCGAAGTGCTGCGCGGCAAGCTGCTCGGCGTCATCCAGGCACCGGCCACCAAGCTGGCGGTCCTGCTCAACACGCCCGGTTCGCAACTGGCGCGCGTCATCAAGGCCAAGTCCGAGAAGGCATAA
- the secE gene encoding preprotein translocase subunit SecE — translation MNDLIKIGIWVVVIGAAFGLLWWQGYLKRLSDYVAETREELKKCTWPTWDELKGASVVVFITIALLGGFTVVVDYFSSWGVMVINKI, via the coding sequence GTGAACGATCTGATTAAAATTGGGATCTGGGTGGTGGTCATCGGCGCGGCCTTCGGGTTGCTCTGGTGGCAGGGCTACTTGAAACGGCTGTCGGATTACGTTGCAGAGACGCGCGAGGAGTTGAAAAAGTGCACTTGGCCAACGTGGGATGAGTTGAAGGGGGCGAGTGTGGTGGTGTTTATCACCATTGCCCTGCTTGGCGGGTTCACCGTGGTGGTGGATTACTTTTCGTCGTGGGGTGTGATGGTGATCAACAAGATTTAA
- the rpoC gene encoding DNA-directed RNA polymerase subunit beta', whose protein sequence is MSAKESTRELLGLDKVNQVDYVAISVASPDAIRSWSKGEVKNPETINYRTFKPEKGGLFCERIFGPVKDWECSCGKYKRIKHRGVVCDRCGVEVTMARVRRERMGHIELAVPVSHIWFFKCMPSRLGLVLDMTARQLERVIYYEDYMVIDPGSTPLQQNQLLTENEYREARETYGADAFVAKMGAEAVRDGLAKVELAKVIDELQEAMTQTKSKQIRKKLAKRIKLLQGLHSSKTRPEWMILTVLPVIPPDLRPLVPLEGGRFATSDLNDLYRRVINRNNRLKNLLSLKTPEVIIRNEKRMLQEAVDALFDNGRHGRAVTGAGNRSLKSLSDMLKGKSGRFRQNLLGKRVDYSGRSVIVIGPELKLNQCGLPKKMALVLFEPFIIRRLKELGYVHTVRSAKKMIERQTKEVWDILEEVTKGHPVMLNRAPTLHRLSIQAFEPQLIEGEAIRIHPLVCTAYNADFDGDQMAVHVPLSVEAQMEARLFMLATNNIFSPSSGKPIITPTQDITLGCFYLTAEPRSVHKQRERKLLFGSKDEVVFAHADGELKTHERILLKNPDHGTDTVWGDKTKKVIETTVGRVTFSEIWPPELGFYNKEVRKSELGDMIWKCYKHAGHEKTVIMLDKLKEIGFREATKAGVSIGIDDMIIPREKDEEIDSAQKQIKEIEKRYRKGLITMGERYNQIIDAWTHATDKISNVMFRTLENNQGKQEYNPVYLMVHSGARGNKQQVRQLAGVRGLMAKPDGSIIEKPILSNFREGLTVLEYFISTHGARKGLADTALKTADSGYMTRKLVDVAQDVIIREVDCGTNNGIWVSPIYEGDDVAVKLADRLVGRCSVEDIINPSNPKEYLVRANEEIDELKARAIENAGIERVKIRSVLTCESKLGVCIHCYGRNLATGKAVELGEAVGIVAAQSIGEPGTQLTMRTFHTGGVAAGTFKQPIIKVKHDGAIRYNELRTVELEDGNTIVLNKNGSISLLGDDGHELENHNIVIGAVISVRDGGKIKKGDTLVQWDPHNVPILSEKAGTVKFHDIIEGVTMKQELDETTGQENIVIIEHKEDLHPQILILDAKKEAVASYAIPAGAHVVVTEGVEIVAGTLLAKTPRKTAKTKDITGGLPRVAELFEARRPKDAAEISKIDGIVDFGPSVRGKRCIVIKDPQTQLEEEHLIPIGKHVIVFKGDFVKKGQQLTEGPMDPHEILEVLGPQELQEHLVNEVQEVYRLQGVTINDKHIEIIVRQMLRKVRITEPGDTTFLWGEQIDKLEFEAENQRVEEMGGKPAEAQPVLLGITKASLETESFLSAASFQDTTRVLTEAATRSKIDYLRGFKENVIMGHIIPAGTGFDLHRKARIKPLVEIVEEEPAGEVEAVEPESPAAI, encoded by the coding sequence ATCAGCGCCAAGGAAAGCACCCGGGAGTTGCTCGGTCTGGACAAGGTGAACCAGGTGGACTACGTCGCGATTTCGGTCGCGTCGCCGGACGCCATTCGTTCCTGGTCCAAGGGCGAGGTGAAGAACCCCGAGACGATCAATTACCGCACGTTCAAGCCCGAGAAGGGCGGCCTCTTCTGTGAACGCATTTTCGGTCCGGTGAAGGACTGGGAATGCTCCTGCGGCAAATACAAGCGCATCAAGCACCGCGGCGTCGTTTGCGACCGCTGCGGCGTTGAAGTCACGATGGCACGGGTGCGCCGTGAGCGCATGGGCCACATCGAACTCGCCGTGCCGGTGAGCCACATCTGGTTCTTCAAGTGCATGCCGTCGCGCTTGGGCCTCGTGCTCGACATGACCGCGCGCCAGTTGGAGCGGGTCATCTACTATGAAGACTACATGGTGATTGACCCGGGCAGCACGCCGCTGCAGCAGAACCAGCTGCTCACGGAAAACGAATACCGCGAAGCCCGCGAAACCTACGGCGCCGACGCGTTCGTCGCCAAGATGGGGGCGGAAGCGGTGCGTGATGGTCTCGCCAAGGTTGAACTGGCCAAGGTCATTGATGAATTGCAGGAGGCAATGACGCAGACCAAGAGCAAGCAGATCCGCAAGAAGCTCGCCAAGCGCATCAAGCTGCTTCAGGGCTTGCACTCCTCGAAGACGCGTCCCGAGTGGATGATCCTCACGGTGCTCCCGGTGATCCCGCCGGACCTGCGCCCGCTGGTTCCACTGGAAGGCGGCCGCTTTGCGACCTCCGACCTGAACGATCTGTATCGCCGTGTCATCAACCGCAACAACCGGCTGAAGAACCTGCTCTCGCTCAAGACGCCGGAAGTCATCATCCGCAACGAAAAACGCATGTTGCAGGAGGCCGTGGACGCGTTGTTCGACAACGGCCGTCATGGTCGCGCCGTCACCGGCGCCGGCAACCGCTCGCTCAAGTCGCTTTCCGACATGCTCAAGGGCAAGTCGGGCCGCTTCCGGCAGAACCTGCTCGGCAAGCGCGTGGACTATTCCGGCCGTTCGGTCATCGTCATCGGCCCTGAGCTGAAGCTCAACCAGTGCGGTCTGCCCAAGAAAATGGCGCTCGTGCTGTTCGAGCCGTTCATCATCCGCCGCTTGAAGGAACTCGGCTACGTTCACACCGTTCGTAGCGCGAAGAAGATGATCGAACGCCAGACCAAGGAAGTATGGGATATCTTGGAAGAAGTGACCAAGGGTCATCCGGTCATGCTCAACCGCGCCCCGACGCTTCACCGTTTGTCCATCCAGGCCTTCGAACCGCAGCTTATCGAAGGTGAGGCCATCCGCATTCATCCGCTGGTTTGCACCGCTTACAACGCGGATTTTGACGGCGACCAGATGGCCGTGCACGTGCCGCTATCCGTGGAAGCGCAGATGGAGGCCCGGCTGTTCATGCTGGCAACCAACAACATCTTCAGTCCTTCGAGCGGCAAGCCGATCATCACGCCCACGCAGGACATTACGCTGGGCTGCTTTTACCTCACGGCCGAGCCGCGCAGCGTGCACAAGCAGCGCGAGCGCAAGCTGCTGTTTGGCTCCAAGGACGAGGTCGTTTTTGCCCACGCGGACGGCGAGCTCAAGACGCACGAGCGCATCCTCCTCAAGAACCCTGATCATGGCACGGACACCGTCTGGGGCGACAAGACCAAGAAGGTGATTGAAACCACCGTAGGCCGGGTGACGTTCAGCGAAATCTGGCCGCCGGAACTCGGCTTCTACAACAAGGAAGTCCGCAAGTCCGAACTGGGAGACATGATCTGGAAGTGCTACAAGCACGCCGGTCATGAAAAGACCGTCATCATGCTCGACAAGCTGAAGGAAATTGGCTTCCGCGAAGCCACCAAGGCGGGCGTTTCCATCGGTATCGACGACATGATTATTCCACGTGAAAAGGACGAGGAAATCGATTCCGCGCAGAAGCAGATCAAGGAAATCGAGAAGCGCTACCGCAAGGGTCTTATCACGATGGGCGAGCGCTACAACCAGATCATCGACGCGTGGACCCACGCGACTGACAAGATTTCCAACGTCATGTTCCGCACGCTGGAAAACAACCAGGGCAAGCAGGAATACAATCCGGTTTACCTCATGGTTCACTCCGGCGCGCGCGGCAACAAACAGCAGGTGCGCCAGCTGGCCGGCGTTCGCGGGCTGATGGCCAAACCGGACGGCTCGATCATTGAAAAGCCGATTCTCTCAAACTTCCGTGAAGGTCTGACTGTGTTGGAATACTTTATTTCGACGCACGGCGCCCGTAAGGGTCTCGCCGACACCGCGCTCAAGACCGCCGACTCGGGTTACATGACCCGCAAGCTGGTGGACGTGGCGCAGGACGTCATCATTCGCGAAGTTGATTGCGGAACCAACAACGGCATCTGGGTCTCGCCGATTTACGAGGGCGACGATGTTGCGGTCAAACTGGCGGATCGCCTGGTCGGCCGTTGTTCCGTCGAGGACATCATCAATCCGTCAAACCCGAAGGAATACCTGGTTCGTGCGAACGAGGAGATCGACGAGCTCAAGGCCCGGGCGATCGAAAACGCAGGCATTGAGCGGGTGAAGATCCGGTCGGTGCTGACCTGCGAAAGCAAGCTGGGCGTGTGCATCCACTGCTACGGCCGCAATCTGGCGACCGGGAAGGCCGTCGAATTGGGCGAGGCTGTTGGCATTGTGGCCGCCCAATCCATTGGTGAGCCCGGCACGCAGTTGACGATGCGCACGTTCCACACCGGTGGTGTGGCCGCGGGCACGTTCAAGCAGCCCATCATCAAGGTGAAGCACGACGGCGCGATTCGTTACAACGAGCTGCGCACGGTGGAACTCGAAGACGGCAACACGATCGTGTTGAACAAGAACGGCTCCATTTCGCTCCTTGGCGACGACGGTCACGAACTGGAAAACCACAACATCGTCATCGGCGCCGTCATTTCGGTCCGCGACGGCGGCAAGATCAAAAAGGGTGACACGCTGGTGCAGTGGGATCCGCACAATGTCCCGATTCTCTCCGAGAAGGCGGGCACGGTGAAGTTCCACGACATCATCGAGGGTGTGACGATGAAGCAGGAGCTGGACGAAACGACCGGCCAGGAAAACATTGTCATCATCGAGCACAAGGAAGATTTGCATCCGCAAATCCTCATTCTCGACGCAAAGAAGGAGGCGGTGGCAAGCTACGCGATTCCCGCGGGCGCCCACGTGGTGGTGACCGAGGGCGTGGAGATCGTCGCCGGCACGCTGCTCGCGAAGACGCCGCGCAAGACGGCGAAGACCAAGGACATTACCGGCGGTCTGCCGCGCGTGGCGGAACTCTTTGAGGCCCGCCGGCCCAAGGATGCTGCCGAAATCTCCAAGATTGATGGCATTGTGGACTTCGGTCCGAGCGTGCGTGGCAAGCGCTGCATTGTCATCAAGGATCCGCAGACCCAGCTGGAAGAGGAGCACCTTATTCCCATCGGCAAGCACGTCATCGTGTTCAAGGGCGACTTCGTTAAGAAGGGCCAGCAGTTGACCGAAGGCCCCATGGATCCACATGAGATTCTGGAGGTTCTCGGACCGCAGGAATTGCAGGAGCACCTGGTCAACGAAGTGCAGGAAGTTTATCGTCTCCAGGGTGTGACGATTAACGACAAGCACATCGAAATCATCGTGCGCCAGATGCTGCGCAAGGTCCGCATCACCGAGCCGGGCGACACCACGTTCCTGTGGGGTGAGCAGATCGACAAGCTGGAGTTCGAGGCCGAGAACCAGCGGGTTGAGGAAATGGGCGGCAAGCCCGCGGAAGCCCAGCCCGTGCTGTTGGGCATCACCAAGGCGTCGCTCGAAACAGAGAGCTTCCTGAGCGCAGCGTCCTTTCAGGACACCACCCGTGTGCTTACGGAAGCGGCCACGCGGTCCAAAATCGACTATCTGCGCGGTTTCAAGGAGAACGTCATCATGGGCCACATCATCCCGGCTGGCACCGGCTTTGACCTGCATCGCAAGGCGCGGATCAAGCCGCTGGTGGAAATTGTTGAAGAAGAGCCGGCGGGGGAAGTTGAAGCCGTCGAGCCGGAATCGCCGGCGGCCATCTGA